Proteins encoded within one genomic window of Halorussus salilacus:
- a CDS encoding alpha/beta fold hydrolase, which translates to MPLDHAADPSTEAEPFLDALADLCDHYDATAESSYVTLPDPASKVHYLTAGEGPPLLLLHGLGSTAHVWVPLFDALTDRFTVYAPDRPGRGLSTAVDYHETGFREFGVEYVADFLDALGIEETAVMGNSLGGFQSLALAVDRPERVRRLCIVGAPAGLSRSIPHLFRLFDLPVVGDLLFDLFAVETVADARRQYRRINVEDDSALPDAYFEPGVVAEGLPGQRESLRSLMETLGSFRGMAPEFDLRGDLDSVEVPARFVWGTDDYFWEPEVGRPAVERMGDAELVELRDHGHMPWLEPGDDAERAAVEFLTE; encoded by the coding sequence ATGCCCCTCGACCACGCCGCCGACCCGAGCACCGAGGCCGAACCCTTCCTCGACGCGCTCGCCGACCTCTGCGACCATTACGACGCGACCGCCGAGTCCAGTTACGTCACTCTCCCCGACCCCGCCAGCAAGGTTCACTACCTCACCGCGGGCGAGGGGCCGCCCCTCCTGTTGCTCCACGGCCTCGGGAGCACCGCGCACGTCTGGGTGCCGCTGTTCGACGCGCTGACCGACCGCTTCACCGTCTACGCCCCCGACCGTCCCGGTCGGGGGCTCTCGACCGCGGTGGACTACCACGAGACCGGCTTCCGGGAGTTCGGCGTCGAGTACGTCGCCGACTTTCTCGACGCGCTCGGAATCGAGGAGACCGCGGTGATGGGCAACTCGCTCGGCGGGTTCCAGTCGCTCGCGCTCGCGGTCGACCGCCCCGAGCGCGTGCGTCGGCTGTGTATCGTCGGCGCGCCCGCCGGGCTGTCGCGGTCGATTCCGCACCTGTTCCGGCTGTTCGACCTGCCGGTGGTCGGCGACCTGTTGTTCGACCTGTTCGCGGTCGAGACGGTCGCAGACGCTCGCCGACAGTACCGCCGAATCAACGTCGAAGACGACTCTGCGCTGCCCGACGCGTACTTCGAACCCGGCGTCGTCGCCGAGGGCCTGCCCGGCCAGCGCGAGAGCCTCCGGTCGCTGATGGAGACGTTGGGGTCGTTCCGGGGGATGGCCCCCGAGTTCGACCTGCGCGGGGACCTCGACTCGGTCGAGGTCCCCGCGCGGTTCGTCTGGGGGACCGACGACTACTTCTGGGAACCGGAGGTCGGCCGCCCGGCGGTCGAGCGGATGGGCGACGCCGAACTGGTCGAACTCCGCGACCACGGCCACATGCCGTGGCTCGAACCGGGCGACGACGCCGAGCGCGCCGCGGTCGAGTTCCTGACCGAGTGA
- the hjc gene encoding Holliday junction resolvase Hjc, with protein sequence MSNAKGNRRERELVNRLDEAGFAVMRAPASGAATERELPDVLAGDGDVFYAIEAKSSSGDPIYLTGEEVEALVYFSRNFGAKPKIGVRFDREDWYFFHPADVHQTDGGNYRVKKEAAREGGDPMDALRDDGDAGADADDGHAIRDVLVAVEQGVLSVDEAASMLE encoded by the coding sequence GTGTCCAACGCCAAGGGTAACCGCCGGGAGCGCGAACTCGTCAATCGCCTCGACGAGGCCGGATTCGCGGTGATGCGCGCGCCCGCCTCCGGTGCGGCGACCGAGCGCGAACTCCCGGACGTGCTGGCGGGCGACGGCGACGTCTTCTACGCCATCGAGGCCAAGTCGAGTTCGGGCGACCCCATCTACCTCACCGGCGAGGAGGTCGAGGCGCTGGTCTACTTCTCGCGGAACTTCGGCGCGAAGCCCAAGATCGGCGTGCGGTTCGACCGCGAGGACTGGTACTTCTTCCACCCCGCCGACGTTCACCAGACCGACGGCGGCAACTACCGCGTGAAGAAGGAGGCCGCGCGCGAAGGCGGCGACCCGATGGACGCCCTCCGGGACGACGGGGACGCCGGGGCCGACGCCGACGACGGACACGCCATCCGGGACGTGCTGGTCGCGGTCGAGCAGGGCGTCCTCTCGGTCGACGAGGCGGCGTCGATGCTCGAATAA